Proteins encoded in a region of the Mucilaginibacter sabulilitoris genome:
- a CDS encoding IS1182 family transposase, with protein sequence MLVQQQKIHFSAFSGLYDLIVPKDNLLRKINDLIDFTFIYDELISKYSITNGRAAESPVRMFKYLLLKTIYTVSDVDVVERSQYDMSFKYFLDMSPEEGMIDPSSLTKFRKLRLKDNDLLNLLIGKTVTIAIEKGLIRSKSIIVDATHSLSRSNPYSALEVLRERSKLLRKAVYAIDEDMKAGMPEKNTADELEKELAYCSALEKYIEADQPLCQIPAVKEKLNLLKETVADTQEHYIVSKDKDAKTGHKSADSSFFGYKTHLAMTEERIITAAVVTSGEKGDGPELPKLLEISQNNGIEVERIIGDSAYSGKDNLELMSTQEIKIVAKLNPSITQGFRKDEDRFDYNKDAGMFVCPAGHLAIRKARGGKKNIGENQVDTYYFDVEKCKICPLREHCYKPGAKAKTYSVSIKSDMHLQQMAFQETAEYKESIKHRYKVEAKNSELKNVHGYDRAIAYGIENMQMQGALAIFTVNLKRIIKLIS encoded by the coding sequence ATGCTCGTTCAACAACAAAAGATCCATTTTAGCGCGTTTTCGGGCTTATATGACCTGATCGTTCCTAAAGACAATCTTCTGCGGAAGATCAACGACCTGATAGATTTTACATTTATCTATGATGAACTGATCAGCAAATACAGCATTACTAACGGCCGGGCAGCAGAAAGCCCTGTACGGATGTTCAAGTATCTGTTGTTGAAAACGATCTATACGGTTTCAGATGTAGATGTTGTTGAGCGTTCGCAGTATGATATGTCGTTCAAATATTTCCTGGATATGTCACCGGAAGAAGGAATGATCGATCCGAGTTCATTGACCAAGTTCAGAAAGCTGCGGCTAAAGGATAATGATCTGTTAAACCTGCTTATTGGTAAAACGGTGACCATAGCTATTGAAAAAGGGCTCATCCGCTCAAAATCCATTATTGTTGATGCTACCCATTCCCTGTCGAGATCCAACCCGTATTCAGCATTGGAAGTATTACGGGAACGTTCAAAGTTACTCCGCAAAGCTGTTTATGCGATAGATGAAGATATGAAGGCAGGCATGCCCGAAAAGAACACAGCCGACGAATTGGAAAAAGAACTGGCTTATTGCAGTGCATTGGAAAAGTATATTGAAGCCGATCAACCGTTATGCCAGATACCTGCGGTAAAAGAAAAACTGAATCTATTGAAAGAGACAGTAGCAGATACTCAGGAGCACTATATAGTATCTAAAGACAAGGATGCCAAAACCGGCCATAAATCAGCTGATAGCTCATTCTTTGGTTATAAGACCCATCTGGCGATGACAGAGGAACGCATCATTACCGCTGCGGTAGTAACATCAGGTGAAAAAGGTGATGGGCCGGAACTTCCCAAGCTTCTGGAGATCAGTCAGAACAACGGCATTGAAGTAGAAAGGATCATCGGCGATTCAGCTTATTCAGGAAAAGACAATCTTGAACTGATGAGCACTCAAGAGATAAAGATTGTAGCCAAACTAAACCCTTCCATCACTCAGGGTTTCAGAAAGGATGAGGACAGATTTGACTATAATAAGGATGCAGGCATGTTCGTCTGCCCGGCAGGGCATCTGGCTATCCGAAAAGCACGCGGCGGGAAAAAGAATATCGGCGAGAATCAGGTAGACACCTATTACTTTGATGTTGAAAAATGTAAGATATGCCCATTAAGAGAGCATTGCTATAAGCCCGGCGCGAAGGCTAAAACCTATTCGGTCAGCATTAAATCAGACATGCACCTGCAGCAGATGGCATTCCAGGAAACGGCAGAGTATAAAGAAAGTATCAAACACAGATATAAGGTCGAAGCGAAGAACAGTGAGCTAAAAAACGTTCATGGTTATGACCGGGCAATAGCTTACGGTATCGAAAATATGCAGATGCAGGGTGCGTTGGCCATCTTTACAGTAAATCTTAAGAGAATCATCAAGCTGATAAGCTAA
- a CDS encoding tetratricopeptide repeat protein has translation MKAIVLSILLIVCLSINIKAQQLTTAADSLLLDYYQNQRFAEAADYLKKAYPEPVSNIRVLGKLAYTSQMAGRLPDAEGYYQRIYDTDSTNTTALFSLAGINLRRGNNTRAEVYYKIIAKKDSTNFLVYKQLGKIAGDKSDFGSMIYYLQKANKINPAEPDVASDLSDLYVNLKQYPAAEKALNGAIAQDPDNMILLQSLLKLVSSQDKFEETKSTCLKLMNLGNHSGYVLTKLGVAYYNLKNYACSVETFADIPGIEQSETSFYVSALAYKALKDQPKAILNLDNAIKAGISSNISDYYAEMADSYEVRKKYQKAVWAYQKALQFSEKPILYYLLASVYDTNLKNKKLALKYYKKYTASRPPEKQQKYVAYSKSRLDALAR, from the coding sequence ATGAAAGCTATCGTATTATCCATTTTGCTGATCGTTTGTTTATCGATAAATATCAAAGCGCAACAATTAACTACAGCAGCTGACTCCTTGTTGCTTGATTATTACCAGAACCAGCGCTTTGCCGAAGCGGCTGATTATCTGAAAAAAGCATATCCCGAACCGGTGAGTAATATCCGCGTGTTGGGTAAACTGGCTTACACATCGCAAATGGCCGGACGGCTTCCAGATGCGGAGGGCTACTATCAGCGTATATATGATACCGACTCGACTAATACCACGGCCTTATTTAGTCTGGCTGGTATCAACCTGCGCCGCGGTAATAATACCAGGGCCGAAGTTTATTATAAAATAATCGCCAAAAAAGACAGTACTAATTTTTTGGTGTATAAGCAGTTGGGCAAAATTGCCGGCGATAAAAGCGATTTTGGAAGCATGATCTATTATTTGCAGAAAGCCAATAAAATTAATCCGGCCGAGCCTGATGTAGCCTCTGATTTGAGCGACCTGTATGTCAACCTGAAACAATATCCTGCGGCCGAAAAAGCATTGAATGGCGCCATTGCCCAGGACCCTGACAATATGATTTTATTACAAAGTCTGCTTAAACTGGTTTCATCACAAGATAAGTTTGAAGAAACTAAAAGTACATGTTTAAAATTGATGAATCTGGGTAACCATTCGGGTTATGTATTAACCAAGCTTGGTGTGGCTTATTATAATCTCAAAAATTACGCCTGTAGTGTAGAAACCTTTGCTGATATTCCGGGTATAGAGCAATCAGAAACCAGTTTTTACGTATCAGCCCTGGCATATAAGGCGCTTAAAGACCAACCTAAAGCTATACTAAACCTTGATAATGCCATTAAAGCAGGTATTTCATCCAACATCAGTGATTATTATGCGGAAATGGCTGATAGCTACGAAGTGCGTAAAAAATATCAAAAAGCTGTTTGGGCATATCAAAAGGCCTTACAATTTTCAGAAAAGCCCATACTGTACTATCTGCTGGCTTCGGTTTACGATACCAACCTGAAAAACAAGAAGCTTGCTTTAAAGTACTATAAAAAGTACACAGCCAGCAGGCCGCCCGAAAAGCAGCAAAAATATGTAGCCTATTCCAAATCGAGGCTTGATGCGCTGGCGCGTTAG
- a CDS encoding riboflavin synthase, protein MFTGIIETLGKVTDLQQEQGNLHITVESAISHELKIDQSVAHNGVCLTVVALADGLHVVTAIEETLNKSSLGHLKVGEPVNLERCMQMNARLDGHIVQGHVDQTAVCTAFKELDGSWEYTFEYDAATGNVTVEKGSICVNGISLTVVNSKANSFSVAIIPYTFEHTNLHNVREGSVVNLEFDIIGKYVARLMQR, encoded by the coding sequence ATGTTTACAGGTATTATTGAAACTTTAGGTAAGGTAACGGATCTGCAGCAAGAGCAGGGTAATTTGCACATCACTGTTGAATCTGCTATTTCGCACGAATTAAAGATCGATCAATCGGTAGCCCATAACGGGGTTTGCCTGACAGTAGTAGCTCTGGCCGACGGCCTGCATGTGGTTACCGCTATTGAAGAAACCCTGAATAAGAGCAGCCTGGGCCATTTAAAAGTTGGTGAACCTGTAAATCTTGAACGCTGTATGCAAATGAACGCTCGGCTCGACGGCCACATCGTTCAGGGCCATGTTGACCAAACCGCCGTTTGCACCGCGTTTAAAGAGCTTGATGGCAGTTGGGAATATACTTTTGAGTATGACGCCGCTACAGGTAATGTCACTGTAGAAAAAGGTTCTATTTGTGTAAATGGCATAAGCTTAACTGTGGTTAATTCCAAAGCAAACAGTTTTTCGGTAGCTATTATCCCCTACACCTTCGAGCATACCAATCTGCATAATGTGCGTGAAGGTTCCGTAGTCAATCTTGAATTTGATATTATTGGCAAATACGTAGCCCGCTTAATGCAGCGCTAA
- a CDS encoding SRPBCC family protein has translation MTDDRWTKFKLTANLDADVRSVYEAWATQAGLETWFLRKAEFCTIAGRRREPQEFIKKEDTYSWYWHGYTDETVEYGQVLENNGADLVKFTFSGDSIVTVDIQNKYGVTIVELTQENIPIENDPEKNLYVQCQIGWTFYLANLKSVIEGGKDLRNKRVDLFTNFK, from the coding sequence ATGACCGACGACAGGTGGACAAAATTTAAACTTACCGCGAATCTTGATGCCGATGTTCGCAGCGTTTACGAAGCATGGGCAACCCAGGCGGGCCTCGAAACCTGGTTTTTACGTAAAGCCGAGTTCTGCACCATAGCCGGAAGGCGGCGTGAGCCCCAGGAATTTATAAAAAAAGAAGACACCTATTCGTGGTATTGGCATGGCTATACCGATGAAACCGTAGAGTACGGGCAAGTGTTGGAAAACAATGGCGCCGACCTGGTTAAATTCACCTTCTCGGGCGATAGCATAGTTACCGTCGACATCCAGAATAAATATGGTGTAACTATAGTTGAGCTAACCCAGGAAAATATACCGATAGAAAATGATCCCGAAAAAAACCTTTATGTACAATGCCAGATTGGCTGGACATTTTATTTAGCCAATCTGAAATCGGTTATTGAAGGCGGCAAAGATTTACGAAATAAAAGGGTTGATTTATTTACCAATTTCAAGTAA
- a CDS encoding NUDIX domain-containing protein: MPKQSAGILLYRKKEARMQIFLVHPGGPFFKNKDDGSWSIPKGEFIEGDDPLAAAKREFEEETGETIAGEFIPLNPIRQKGGKTVQAWAVEGDIDHASIKSNHFEIEWPPRSGKQQSFPEIDRADWFDIDIAKVKINSAQAGFIEELVGL, from the coding sequence ATGCCTAAGCAAAGTGCAGGAATATTATTATACCGCAAAAAGGAGGCTCGAATGCAAATCTTCCTTGTACATCCGGGCGGGCCGTTTTTTAAGAATAAGGACGATGGTAGCTGGTCTATCCCCAAAGGTGAATTTATAGAGGGCGACGACCCGCTGGCTGCCGCTAAACGCGAGTTTGAAGAAGAGACTGGGGAAACTATAGCCGGTGAATTTATCCCTCTGAACCCCATCAGGCAAAAAGGCGGAAAAACGGTACAGGCCTGGGCTGTAGAGGGCGATATTGATCATGCCAGTATTAAAAGCAACCATTTTGAAATAGAATGGCCGCCACGCTCGGGTAAACAACAGTCGTTCCCGGAAATTGACAGGGCTGATTGGTTTGATATTGACATAGCTAAGGTGAAAATAAACTCAGCTCAAGCCGGGTTTATAGAGGAATTGGTTGGGCTATAA
- a CDS encoding ABC transporter substrate-binding protein, giving the protein MKFLKYLPVAFLLISIVSCKPKPKSVSVPVVGFVDAFEDATIAQARTGFADALKKEGFSEDKKTVQIEYRNAQGNIPTLTQIVNYFVSEKVDLLATSTTLATVTALQNTKTIPVFAMVSPVPERMKVVDAHGKAPANLFGALEDLNYIDTSFAIIPKLLKPKGAKLVIGMIYNQSEPQSTDALNRIKELAAKQNVTIVALPLNTSAEAQLVTQSLLSKNIDAFFANPDNTVFASFETILKSCNQKNIPIFTSEAGLVQRGAVAAFGADIYQWGYQAGEQAAYFLKNHKTDGLAPEMVKIRKRVYNPAAAKKYNIVIPSDFEAVK; this is encoded by the coding sequence ATGAAGTTTCTTAAATATTTACCTGTTGCGTTTTTACTTATCTCTATAGTATCCTGCAAACCCAAACCAAAATCTGTTTCGGTGCCGGTAGTTGGTTTTGTGGATGCTTTTGAGGATGCCACCATAGCGCAGGCCCGTACAGGGTTTGCCGATGCCTTAAAAAAGGAAGGCTTTAGTGAAGACAAAAAAACGGTGCAGATAGAATACCGTAACGCGCAGGGCAATATTCCAACGCTTACCCAAATAGTTAACTACTTTGTATCAGAAAAGGTTGATCTGTTGGCTACCAGCACTACGCTGGCAACCGTAACCGCTCTGCAAAACACCAAAACTATCCCGGTTTTTGCCATGGTATCGCCAGTGCCGGAGCGAATGAAAGTTGTTGACGCGCATGGTAAAGCGCCTGCCAATCTTTTCGGTGCGCTTGAGGATCTTAACTACATTGACACTTCATTTGCTATCATTCCCAAATTGCTGAAACCTAAGGGTGCAAAACTGGTAATTGGCATGATCTATAACCAGTCCGAACCGCAATCAACAGATGCGCTTAACCGCATTAAGGAATTGGCTGCAAAACAAAATGTAACTATTGTGGCCCTGCCGCTTAATACATCTGCCGAGGCCCAATTGGTTACGCAATCATTATTAAGCAAAAACATCGACGCTTTTTTTGCCAATCCGGATAACACGGTTTTCGCGTCGTTTGAAACCATACTCAAAAGTTGCAATCAAAAAAATATTCCCATATTCACCAGCGAAGCCGGTTTGGTTCAGCGTGGCGCGGTAGCGGCTTTCGGTGCAGATATTTATCAGTGGGGATACCAGGCAGGGGAGCAGGCGGCATATTTTCTGAAAAACCATAAAACCGATGGTCTGGCACCAGAAATGGTAAAGATCAGAAAGAGGGTATATAACCCAGCAGCAGCTAAAAAGTATAACATTGTTATTCCGTCAGATTTCGAGGCTGTTAAATAA
- the hscA gene encoding Fe-S protein assembly chaperone HscA, giving the protein MAKVSINLATGSIQKEDIIVGIDLGTTNSLVAFINPEKNPHVINDTGKGVLVPSVVHFGPTDDVFVGNEAKEFLITDPQNTVFSVKRLLGRSYHDIENYKDFFSYKVIDDDTESLVKIKVGDKFYTPIELSALILKELKARAEHALKTPVNRAVITVPAYFNDSQRQATRDAGKLAGLDVLRIVNEPTAASLAYGIGLNPEETKTIAVYDLGGGTFDVSILQIQNGIFEVLATNGNTFLGGDDFDRIIVDYWIEKNQLNKANIIANTELAQQLRLKAEEAKKAFAHQSLFNEKIGEIWCTLDRNTFEELILPKVQQTITCCQNALKDSKLSITDIDEVVMVGGSTRTALVKKMVAEFFGRPVHDDLNPDEVVALGAAIQADILAGNRKDILLLDVTPLSLGIETMGGLMDVIIPRNSKVPTKGGRQYTTSIDGQVNMKIAVYQGERDLIKENRKLAEFNLKGIPSMPAGFPKVDINFLLNADGILTIQAIELRSGVKQEIEVKPTYGITDEQVEQMLMDSITHAKDDVNQRMLIEARTEGEQMVYTVERFLQKNGKYVSVEETSSTMKHLAALKEALVSGDKDLILKRIDEINEYTRPFAERLMDQAISTAMKGKSIE; this is encoded by the coding sequence ATGGCTAAAGTTTCTATCAACCTGGCAACAGGTTCTATACAAAAGGAAGATATTATTGTAGGTATCGATCTGGGTACTACCAATTCGTTAGTGGCGTTTATTAATCCAGAGAAAAATCCTCATGTGATAAATGATACGGGTAAAGGTGTTTTAGTACCCTCTGTGGTACATTTTGGCCCAACAGATGATGTTTTTGTAGGTAACGAAGCTAAAGAATTTTTGATTACCGACCCTCAAAATACCGTTTTTTCGGTTAAGCGCCTGCTTGGCCGCAGTTATCACGATATTGAAAACTATAAGGATTTCTTTTCTTACAAAGTTATTGATGATGATACCGAAAGCCTGGTAAAAATTAAGGTAGGTGATAAGTTTTATACCCCCATTGAGCTATCGGCGCTGATATTAAAAGAGCTTAAAGCGCGCGCCGAACACGCGCTTAAAACCCCGGTGAACCGCGCTGTAATCACGGTACCTGCTTATTTTAATGATTCGCAGCGCCAGGCTACCCGCGATGCGGGTAAATTGGCCGGTTTGGATGTTTTACGCATAGTGAACGAGCCTACTGCAGCAAGTTTGGCTTATGGAATAGGGCTTAACCCCGAAGAAACAAAAACTATTGCCGTGTACGATTTGGGCGGCGGTACATTTGATGTATCTATACTGCAAATACAAAATGGCATTTTTGAGGTGTTGGCAACCAACGGCAATACCTTTTTAGGCGGCGATGATTTTGACCGCATTATAGTTGACTACTGGATAGAAAAAAATCAGCTGAATAAAGCCAATATTATAGCAAATACCGAATTGGCCCAGCAACTGCGCCTTAAAGCAGAGGAGGCCAAAAAAGCATTTGCTCATCAAAGTTTGTTCAACGAAAAGATAGGGGAGATTTGGTGTACGCTTGATCGCAATACTTTTGAAGAACTGATACTACCCAAAGTACAGCAGACTATTACCTGTTGTCAAAACGCGCTGAAAGATTCTAAATTGAGCATTACAGACATTGATGAAGTAGTGATGGTAGGAGGTTCCACACGGACAGCGTTGGTTAAAAAAATGGTAGCTGAATTTTTCGGTCGTCCAGTGCATGATGACCTGAACCCGGATGAAGTGGTTGCGTTGGGCGCGGCAATCCAGGCTGATATTTTGGCCGGCAATCGTAAAGATATTTTACTGCTTGATGTTACTCCGCTTTCATTGGGTATTGAAACTATGGGCGGGTTGATGGATGTGATTATCCCCCGAAACTCCAAAGTTCCTACCAAGGGCGGTAGGCAATATACTACCTCTATTGACGGACAGGTAAATATGAAAATTGCCGTTTACCAGGGCGAACGTGACCTGATTAAGGAAAACCGCAAGCTGGCTGAATTTAACCTCAAAGGCATTCCATCAATGCCGGCCGGTTTTCCAAAAGTAGACATTAACTTTTTATTGAATGCCGATGGTATATTAACCATACAGGCTATTGAGCTGCGCTCGGGCGTTAAGCAGGAAATAGAGGTAAAACCTACTTATGGGATTACCGATGAACAGGTGGAGCAGATGCTGATGGACAGTATTACCCATGCCAAGGATGATGTAAACCAGCGTATGCTGATCGAAGCGCGCACCGAAGGAGAGCAAATGGTGTACACCGTGGAACGCTTTTTGCAAAAGAACGGCAAATACGTTTCGGTTGAAGAAACCTCAAGCACCATGAAACACCTTGCTGCATTAAAAGAGGCGCTGGTTTCTGGGGACAAAGACCTGATATTGAAACGTATTGATGAGATAAATGAGTACACCAGGCCATTTGCCGAGCGCCTGATGGATCAAGCTATCAGTACCGCCATGAAGGGGAAGAGTATTGAATAA
- a CDS encoding ABC transporter permease, translating to MDFYLTALLQGLCFSALALGIYISMKIFNIPDITTDGSYTLGGAVTGVMLTQHQSPYIILPAVIIAGGVAGALTGLIHTKLKINALLAGILVMYGLYSVNLTILGRSNLPLINVPSLFSLLDLVTDPNQNTFWILAVFVIVITFLIGYLLKTDFGIAMRATGNSESMIRALGVNTDRMKITGLALANALTALSGYLIVQFQGFADISMGIGIVIVGLGSVIIAETLINWFKITSVWLSLVLVLVGAVVFQLVLAFTLAIGVDANLLKIVTAGFVLLIVGLPRLSLLKAS from the coding sequence ATGGATTTTTACCTTACCGCATTATTACAGGGACTTTGTTTTTCGGCGCTTGCGTTGGGTATTTATATCTCTATGAAGATATTTAACATACCCGATATAACTACCGATGGAAGCTACACCCTTGGTGGCGCGGTTACCGGAGTAATGCTCACCCAACACCAGTCGCCTTATATAATTTTACCTGCGGTAATTATTGCAGGTGGGGTAGCCGGAGCATTAACCGGGCTAATTCATACCAAGCTAAAAATAAACGCCCTGCTGGCCGGCATTTTGGTCATGTACGGGCTTTATTCTGTAAACTTAACCATACTGGGACGCTCCAATTTACCACTTATCAACGTGCCATCATTGTTTTCGTTATTGGACTTGGTTACTGATCCTAATCAGAACACCTTTTGGATACTGGCAGTATTTGTTATCGTGATCACCTTTTTAATAGGTTATTTACTCAAAACAGATTTTGGGATAGCCATGCGGGCAACAGGTAACAGCGAATCCATGATCAGGGCCCTGGGGGTAAATACCGATAGAATGAAAATTACCGGACTGGCGCTGGCAAATGCCCTTACCGCGCTTAGCGGGTATTTGATTGTACAGTTTCAGGGTTTTGCCGATATCAGCATGGGCATAGGCATTGTGATAGTAGGGTTGGGTTCGGTTATCATTGCCGAAACGCTTATCAATTGGTTCAAAATAACAAGTGTATGGCTTAGTTTGGTATTGGTGTTGGTTGGTGCTGTGGTATTTCAATTGGTTTTGGCCTTTACGTTAGCTATCGGAGTTGATGCCAATCTGCTTAAAATAGTTACCGCTGGTTTTGTATTGTTAATAGTTGGTTTACCACGTCTATCATTATTAAAAGCATCATGA
- a CDS encoding MFS transporter, with amino-acid sequence MMQEKNNKKTIWAWAMFDWANQSYNMVITSTIFPAYYVGITQDKNPGGMVNFFGHRYVNTVLSNYVLGASYLLIVILLPILTSIADYKGQKKLYLQMFTWLGSLACFGLFFFQMKTFEFGMICFGLASVGYCGGFVFYNSYLPQIATVDKQDAVSAKGFIYGFAGSIVVQVLCFVFVLGHKWLGITEEKSAQISFLIVALWWIGFSLIPFYLLPKGVPNAGSHQYNVFTGGFKELAKVWKKVGQLPLLKRFLPAFFFYSVGVQTIMLVAANFAAKELKMPDDDLITIILIIQVVAIIGAAITAKASEKFGNVKALSVVVAIWCLICAGVYFIANANEFYVAAGIVGLVMGGVQSLSRSTFSKFIPPNIPDTASYFSFYDVTEKLSIVVGLFTFGFVEATTGEMRDSALVLDGFFVLGFFLLLSLLFFQAKLDTQEAVAA; translated from the coding sequence ATGATGCAAGAAAAGAATAATAAAAAAACCATTTGGGCCTGGGCTATGTTTGATTGGGCCAACCAGTCGTACAATATGGTGATCACTTCCACCATATTTCCGGCTTATTATGTAGGTATAACCCAGGATAAAAACCCTGGAGGTATGGTGAACTTTTTTGGACATAGGTATGTAAATACGGTGCTGTCAAATTATGTACTGGGTGCTTCATACCTGCTAATTGTAATATTGCTGCCCATACTCACCTCTATTGCAGATTATAAAGGCCAAAAAAAACTTTATTTACAAATGTTTACCTGGCTGGGCAGCCTGGCTTGTTTCGGTCTGTTCTTTTTCCAGATGAAAACCTTTGAATTCGGGATGATCTGTTTCGGACTGGCGTCTGTAGGCTATTGCGGCGGTTTTGTGTTTTATAACTCTTATCTACCCCAGATAGCAACTGTAGATAAGCAGGATGCCGTAAGCGCTAAAGGCTTTATATATGGCTTTGCCGGTAGCATTGTAGTGCAGGTATTATGCTTTGTGTTTGTGCTGGGGCATAAATGGTTGGGCATCACCGAAGAAAAATCGGCACAAATCTCATTTCTTATTGTTGCTTTATGGTGGATAGGATTTTCATTGATTCCGTTTTATCTGTTGCCCAAAGGCGTTCCAAATGCCGGGTCGCATCAGTATAATGTATTTACCGGCGGATTTAAGGAACTGGCTAAGGTTTGGAAAAAGGTGGGGCAACTACCGTTATTAAAACGTTTTTTACCGGCATTCTTTTTTTACTCGGTAGGGGTGCAAACTATAATGCTGGTAGCGGCAAATTTTGCAGCTAAAGAATTAAAAATGCCTGATGATGACCTGATTACCATTATTCTTATTATACAGGTAGTAGCCATTATAGGAGCCGCTATTACAGCCAAAGCATCCGAAAAGTTTGGAAATGTAAAGGCATTGTCGGTAGTGGTAGCCATCTGGTGTTTGATATGTGCCGGAGTATATTTTATTGCAAATGCAAATGAGTTCTATGTGGCTGCCGGTATTGTTGGTTTGGTAATGGGCGGTGTGCAATCACTATCGCGCTCAACCTTTTCAAAATTTATCCCTCCAAATATTCCTGACACAGCCTCGTATTTTAGTTTTTATGATGTTACCGAAAAATTATCAATAGTAGTAGGCCTGTTCACTTTTGGTTTTGTGGAAGCAACAACTGGCGAAATGCGCGACTCGGCTCTGGTACTCGACGGTTTTTTTGTGCTGGGATTCTTCCTGTTATTATCTTTATTGTTTTTCCAAGCCAAGCTCGATACACAAGAAGCTGTGGCGGCATAG